In Deltaproteobacteria bacterium HGW-Deltaproteobacteria-18, the genomic window GGAAGAATCCTTGGCCATCGTCGCACCCGTGATCTTGACCGGATTGATGCTCGGATTGGCGAAGGGCAGATTCATTCTGGACAGGATCGCAGGCAAGATCATTCTTCACATTGGAGCCAAGCCATCTCGGGCCTGTCTGGGCGGGCTTTTTTCCGTGCGTAACTGGCTGCTCATCGCGGTAATGATCATATTCGGACGCATCCTGAGCGTGCTTCCGATTGAAGCGGGCATAAAGACCGGGCTCTACGTCATGGTCGGCAGCGGCCTGGCCTACTCCAGCAGGTTGCTCTGGCGTGCCTGGAAAGCCTCACCCGCAGAGGCTCCTTAGGATCCGAGCTCCCGACATTTCCAGCCTTCTCATCTTTCGCTCCGAAAGCAATTCCTCTACCTGCTCAAAACCATAGCCCACATCCGCCATCCCATGTGCGTCATCGCCGTAGGCAACGCCAATCCCAAGCTTCGCCGCAGCGTCCATTATCAGGGCGCAAACGTATGGTTCGGACTGACCCTTCAGCAAGGCCCGCGCATTGATATCAAGAATGTCGCCGGAGGCTCGAATCCATTCCAGATTGCGCATGATCCGTGTCCAGACCTCCGGCTCCGCAATGGTTCGCAAATAGTCCGGGTCGTGGAGCCGTATGAGATCGAAGTGCCCCACAACCTCCGGCTTGATCCCCCGCAACATTTCAAATTGCTCGTCAAAATAGGCCGCATACATCCGGCTGACTCCGCCACACAGCGCGGCAACCTTGCCGTAGGACTCCCGGGAGAAATCAAAACAAACACCCTGAACGTGATGGATTGAGCCCACCACGTAATCAAGCGCATGGTACTGGCGCAGTTCCTTCACCCACTCTGCGCAACCTGGGTACCACTCACTCTCCATACCCACCAGAATGCGCATCCGATCCTTGTACTCGCGGACAAGGCCCCTGGCCTCGGCCACGTAAAGGGCAAATCGTGCCTCCATCCAGCCCGTTGTCCGGCCCAATTCGATTTCATCGGGATACAGCCCGGAGTCGCCAAAAGGTGGCATGTGCTCGGTCAGGCCGATGCATTCAAATCCGGCTTCATGGTAGGCCGCCACGATATCCGACAGTGCATCGCGGGCGTGATCGCAGTATTGTCCGCTGTGACCACCGTGCAGACTGATCTTTCTCACGACGCCTCCCCCATTCGCTTGCAAATATCGTCCACTCTTTTGGGAATGTCCTTACTCAAGACATCTCTGCCATCTTCGGTTACGAGCACGTCATCCTCTATGCGAATGCCGCCAAAATCCAGATAGGCATCCAGCGCTCCGTAATTGATGAACTCTTCAAGCCGCCGCTCTTCCCGCCACTGCCGGATAAGGGCAGGAATGAAATAGATGCCTGGTTCCACGGTCATGACAAAGCCGGGCCGGAGTCTGCGGGCCATGCGCAAGCCTGAAAGACCGAACTGGGCGGCGCGCTTGAACTCATGGTCATAGCCCACGGAATCCTCACCCAGGGCCTCCATGTCATGAACGTCAAGCCCAAGCATGTGCCCAAGCCCATGCGGAAAAAAGAGCGCGTGCGCGCCCTGGGCCACGGCATCAAGCGGATCGCCACGCATGAGCCCAAGACTCGTGAGTCCGCTCGCCACAGCCTTGGCGGCGGAGAAGTGACAGTCCACAAAAGGCACACCCGGAGCCATGCACGCAGTCCCTGCGGCTAATGCATCGAGCACGATTTCATAAATCTCCTTCTGCCGCGCCGAAAATTCTCCGCCCACGGGTAATGTGCGGGTAATGTCCGATACGTAGCCAAGTGGGGAGCACACGCCGGAATCGACCAACAGCAGATCGCCGTCGCACAGGATCTGGTCGCGGGTGTGATTGTGCAGCACCTCCCCGCGCCGGGACAGAATCATGGGGAAAGCTTCC contains:
- a CDS encoding restriction endonuclease; the encoded protein is MRKISLHGGHSGQYCDHARDALSDIVAAYHEAGFECIGLTEHMPPFGDSGLYPDEIELGRTTGWMEARFALYVAEARGLVREYKDRMRILVGMESEWYPGCAEWVKELRQYHALDYVVGSIHHVQGVCFDFSRESYGKVAALCGGVSRMYAAYFDEQFEMLRGIKPEVVGHFDLIRLHDPDYLRTIAEPEVWTRIMRNLEWIRASGDILDINARALLKGQSEPYVCALIMDAAAKLGIGVAYGDDAHGMADVGYGFEQVEELLSERKMRRLEMSGARILRSLCG
- a CDS encoding Xaa-Pro aminopeptidase, whose protein sequence is MFEASQYAARRRALMRSVKTGCIVLPGNDLVGMNYHANTFPFRQDGSFLYFAGLNEPAHCLWLDCESGQEMLYGPSLGLDHTIWSGAAQSLQELAASAGIAGVGTMPELAAACHEAQKQGREVHYLPPYQGDGVLRLCRLLGAVPENVEAGASQALIHAVVALRSVKSGEEVDEIRRAIALSAEMYAELMAACAPGAAEIELYGRLQGLILARGSREAFPMILSRRGEVLHNHTRDQILCDGDLLLVDSGVCSPLGYVSDITRTLPVGGEFSARQKEIYEIVLDALAAGTACMAPGVPFVDCHFSAAKAVASGLTSLGLMRGDPLDAVAQGAHALFFPHGLGHMLGLDVHDMEALGEDSVGYDHEFKRAAQFGLSGLRMARRLRPGFVMTVEPGIYFIPALIRQWREERRLEEFINYGALDAYLDFGGIRIEDDVLVTEDGRDVLSKDIPKRVDDICKRMGEAS